A window of Pullulanibacillus sp. KACC 23026 genomic DNA:
CTCCGTCCTCGCGCTTCTATCGAATTGTCTCAATACTTCTATTCAGACATAATCCGAATCAAGTCATATTGGTAGAAACGGCGATTTCTTTGGCGGTCATCTCCATAAATCATATTTAGCCGAACAAGTTCGTTTAGGCTTTTTCTAATGGTAGGTGCAGCTAAATCCGTTGTGTCCATAAGCTGATTGACGCTTGCAATAGGATTTGAGAAGAGGACTTCCCAAACCTTTTTTGTAGAAGGCTGCTGTAATTTTGAAATGCCGGCGTTATAAAGCTTTTCAGCCTGGTCCAATTTTTCATAATGACTTTCTGCCATACGCATTGTAGCATCTAAGAAAAACTCAATCCAACTTCTCCAATCAGGTTCATGACGTCCAATTGATCTGACGCCGTTTAATAGTGCATAGTATCTAAAACGCTCGCGTTCAAGTTCTTCACTAATAAAAAAGAAAGGTGAATCTATTAAATTTGACTGTAGGAGGTAAAGAACAATTAGAATTCTTCCTAAGCGACCATTCCCGTCCAAAAAGGGGTGGATGGACTCAAATTGCCCATGGATAATGGCTGCTTTTATTAGAGGATGAAGCTCATTTTCCGTATCTTCTTTGCTATAAGGATTACCATTATATATAGTTCTAGATTTTTCATATAATCCGCCATTAATTGGGGCTCTGGAGGGATATAAGAGGCGTCCTTAATATTACTCGTGGGACCAATGAAATTTTGAACTTTTCTATACGCACCTGCTGAACTTGTGGACCCTAAGGAAGGGATGTTAGAGGTAAGACACACTATCCTTCGTAATTTTGTTGAATCTCGTCTAGGTATACGATGGAACCCAATCCATGGAGCCGTTCATCCTGTGGCCCCAATTAGACAGCCGCTGTCTTACTTAAAGACGACGGTTCTAATGGGTGCTATTTTGAGGGGATCAACATGAAAAAAGAAGGAAGTATAATGAGTCGTGTGGGTACAACTTCTCTGAATGGAACACAAGATGAACAGCCTCTTTTTATAGGCTAGAAAGGATCTCCCTGAGAAGTTAGAATTGGAAGTGAGCGGTTTGATGGATTCAAGCAACCATCCATTCTTCAATTAGGCAGATGGTTAGTAAATGATAGATAGTAAGGGAGCGGTGTAAAGCCATGTCCATATGTGATATCTGTAAAAAAACAAGAAGTTAAAGTTATCATGACGTACGATGATGGAGAAAAACATTTTTGTTTGGATTGTTACAACAAGTAAATGGAAACAGAACTTGATATGAAACTGACTCAACAACCGAAATCCTTTTCAGTTAATGATCCTAATGGACAAAGTCGAACTTTCCATGTGCAAGTCAGACTAGATCCAATTGGGATTTTTATGGAAGCTGAAGAAGAAGTGGATAATGGGTATGCGTTCAGTGTTCATGGTGAACGAGTTTGCAACCAAGCAGAACTGTTCGCAAAACTGGTAGACAAAGTAAGACGTGGGATCGAAACAAAGTATGTTACCGACTTGCACACTCCGGATGGCTACAAGATACAAGCTATCAAAGATGATCAAGTTGTTGGTAGATTGGATTACGATAAATGGAACGAGGATGGTCCATTGACAGTCATCGATGGCAGGCCTTATACATGGGAACAATTGGGGCGCTTGGTCAGACAGTTTGAAGGATTCCAATTTCAAATCAAGTTTTTTGATGTGACGGATGAAGTGGAGTGATAGGGGGGAGCCATCCTCCACTCTGAAATATGTAGCAAAATGAAACGCGAGAACCGTCCCCGCGTTCCATATATGCGTTCCTCAAATCGCACCAAAATCACCTCAGGTACAGGTGCCTGTCACCACCCGGATTTTGTTGACAAACTATTATTAGCTCAAGATTGAAGTGACCAGGGGAATTGGTCCGACGCTTTCATACCAAGATTCAAAATAGGGTTAATCTTGAACTCTTAAATTCTTAAGGCCATTTTCTTCAAATTCATCTTCATAGTATCCTTCAATTTCAAATAATTTACGTAGGTAATCTTCCGTTGTTTCAAATGTCTCTCCTGATTGTTTGATATCTCGTTTGGCTAATCGTGTAGGCAGCTCGTTCCAAAATACTTCATTATCATTAAAGTCAATAAGTGGCTGAAGGCGTTCCTCAAACTCCTGTGTGGGGAAATAGGCGTCTAATTTTTTGTCATAGGTAACCTGATCGTCATAACCAAAATCATTTGCAAATGAAAAAAAATAGTTGAAAAGATCATCGTACACCTTGATTCTATCATCATCCACTCGACCCGAATTAGCCGTCCATTCACCGAGATAAATGAGATCTAGTAAATGCTTGTATTGTTTATTAGTAATATTTAGTTTCACCCTGTAAAACTCCTTCTACAAACTCTTGTATTATCGTAAGTTTATCTAATTTTTAATAGAAATAAAAGCCTGTTATGAAACGCGAGAACCGTCCCCGCGTTTCAATGAAAAATTTCTAATGACAGATGTTCCAAATGGAAGTAAACTAGTTTTAGATAGTAAAATTCATTAGATCATACAAATAGATTAGGAAAGATAGAGGGGAAACTTTGAAGAAAAAGCGCAGATGGAAAATAGTTGGGTTTAGTTTTCTAGGAATCGTGATTCTTGTGGCTGCAGCCATTGGGTTTGAGGCTTACCAGTTAAAGCCGGCCAATCATTTCAAGTCAGTACCTGTTGTTTCTTCGGGGAAAAGTACAGGGAAAGCAAGTACAAATCAACAAAGCGGTAAAAAACAGTCCACCAATCCAAAGGACCTTGCCTTCAATGTTTTAATAATGGGTTCGGATGCCCGTCCCGGAGATAAGATCGGTCATTCCGATAGCATGCTGCTGGCGCATGTCGATTTGGGCAAAAAGCAAATCAATGTGGTCAGCATTCCGCGTGATACGCGTGTCTACTTAGAGGGTTATGGCTACACCAAACTGACAAGCGTCCAGTATATTCTTCAAGCTAAAAATGGTCCTAAGCAAGGCATAGAAGGAGCCGTCAATGCGATCAGTAAGTTGACGGGTGTCCCAATCAATTATTATGCAGAAACGAATTTTGATGGCCTTCAATCGATGGTCGATGCGGTTGGCGGAATCAATTTGGATGTACCGGAGACTATTAAAATCAACAATAAAGTCATTCAGGCAGGCAATCATTTTGTTAACGGAACGATGGCTTTGGCGATTGCCCGTGAACGCCATTCCGCGGCAGACGGCGATTATGCGCGGCAAATGGCGCAATTAGAAGTGTT
This region includes:
- a CDS encoding LCP family protein codes for the protein MKKKRRWKIVGFSFLGIVILVAAAIGFEAYQLKPANHFKSVPVVSSGKSTGKASTNQQSGKKQSTNPKDLAFNVLIMGSDARPGDKIGHSDSMLLAHVDLGKKQINVVSIPRDTRVYLEGYGYTKLTSVQYILQAKNGPKQGIEGAVNAISKLTGVPINYYAETNFDGLQSMVDAVGGINLDVPETIKINNKVIQAGNHFVNGTMALAIARERHSAADGDYARQMAQLEVLKGIGKRALSPSNISKLPSLVKSINKYMIGTNMSTSDMVSLGLAVKTINPSKQVHYQQIPGTGKVMYDDILKANNDEIVIDQQKMKSIIAKNFQ